In the Brienomyrus brachyistius isolate T26 chromosome 20, BBRACH_0.4, whole genome shotgun sequence genome, one interval contains:
- the LOC125715544 gene encoding L-seryl-tRNA(Sec) kinase-like: MEALAKPVSSENARTCLCVLCGLPAAGKSTLVQVLSECLRKRGWGCCVLCYDDLIPDEAYELRLAETDELSHGQTHWKMSRREVLQRLEQLLKRDHASSRAPEPSFGEKDTWTRFLRAAHEAAESSSHLPHDPATLVILLDDNFYYQSMRYEVYQLARKHSLAFCQLHVHCPVNSCLSRNRARSRPLPDEVVAEMAKRMEPPNPVRNGWEQRSLTLTSDRAFSPQVVELSVGLIAAAMDNPLCPIQDDAEQKEADRLGCASSVVHQADQACRRLVSQAMQGARERKVPPESMKSLAAELNQLKTRFLDDLRKAALCGHPTSPGGSEAATAFERETSDCIKRYSRENTELS; this comes from the exons ATGGAAGCGCTAGCTAAGCCGGTGAGCTCCGAGAATGCACGGACATGCCTGTGTGTTTTGTGCGGTTTGCCCGCTGCAGGCAAGTCGACGCTGGTCCAAGTTCTTTCTGAGTGCTTACGGAAGAGGGGCTGGGGATGCTGCGTGCTCTGCTATGATGATTTAATCCCAGACGAAGCCTATGAGTTGCGCCTAGCAGAGACTGACGAGCTGAGCCACGGG CAAACACACTGGAAGATGAGCAGACGCGAGGTGCTTCAGCGTTTGGAGCAGCTACTAAAGCGCGACCACGCATCTTCGCGTGCCCCCGAACCAAGCTTTGGAGAAAAAGACACGTGGACGCGCTTCCTGCGCGCCGCACACGAGGCAGCGGAGTCCAGCTCTCACCTACCTCATGACCCCGCAACCCTAGTTATTCTCCTGGATGACAATTTTTACTACCAAAGCATGCGATATGAAGTTTATCAGCTTGCCAGAAAAC ACTCTCTGGCCTTCTGTCAGCTGCATGTGCACTGTCCCGTGAACTCATGCCTGAGCAGGAACCGGGCGAGGAGCCGGCCGCTACCGGACGAGGTGGTGGCAGAGATGGCGAAGCGTATGGAGCCTCCCAACCCTGTCAGAAATGGCTGGGAGCAGAGGAGCCTCACGCTCACTAGTGACCGTGCCTTTTCACCACAGGTCGT AGAGCTGTCCGTCGGTCTGATTGCTGCTGCAATGGACAACCCCCTGTGCCCAATCCAGGATGACGCAGAGCAGAAG GAGGCCGACCGGCTGGGCTGTGCATCCAGTGTGGTTCACCAAGCAGACCAGGCCTGCCGTCGGTTGGTGTCCCAGGCCATGCAGGGGGCCAGAG AACGTAAGGTTCCCCCAGAGAGCATGAAGTCACTAGCCGCAGAACTAAACCAGCTGAAGACTCGATTCCTGGATGACCTACGCAAAGCGGCACTTTGTGGCCATCCCACGAGTCCAGGTGGGAGCGAGGCGGCCACTGCCTTTGAGCGGGAGACAAGCGACTGCATCAAACGATACAGCAGAGAGAACACCGAGCTATCATGA
- the ikzf5 gene encoding zinc finger protein Pegasus isoform X5, translating to MGEKKPEPLDFVKDFQEYLTQQTQHVNMISGSVSGDKEPEPLQGGLHTNPVGMQSEDGDGGDSASVEYRPMFCLPAAGTENDQNGLDHPSVEVSLEDSSGMLVDGFERTYDGKLKCRYCNYASKGTARLIEHIRIHTGEKPHRCHLCPFASAYERHLEAHMRSHTGEKPYKCELCSFRCSDRSNLSHHRRRRHKLLPMKGARSGLSNKKMLSVLQKKASGLSYSRRLLINFSPPSMVVQKPDYLNDFSHELPHLHPEAYEGVAKAHIGGGAGSRDAHDMMADNPLNQLSTLAGQLASLPPEAQAPVSPDGLSCRDEKPFLIQQPSAGAAPVAIPASVAAAQASSPTTPEPRPPAHRNYSPVAGPSSEHSARTSTPSVSNSQPSTPAPNLPTQDPQLLHSCQHCDTYFADNILYTIHMGCHGYENPFQCNICGCKCKNKYDFACHFARGQHKQ from the exons ATGGGAGAGAAGAAGCCCGAACCACTGGACTTTGTGAAAGACTTTCAGGAGTACCTCACGCAGCAAACCCAGCATGTCAACATGATCTCGGGCTCCGTCAGCGGCGACAAGGAACCCGAGCCTCTCCAAGGAG GTCTGCACACAAACCCAGTTGGGATGCAGTCAGAGGATGGAGATGGCGGTGATAGTGCCAGTGTAGAGTACAGACCTATGTTCTGTTTACCGGCAGCCGGTACAGAGAATGACCAGAACGGGCTGGACCACCCGTCAGTGGAGGTGTCCCTGGAGGACAGCTCGGGCATGCTGGTGGACGGCTTTGAGAGGACCTACGACGGCAAGCTAAAGTGCCGGTATTGCAACTACGCCAGCAAAGGCACGGCACGCCTCATCGAGCACATCCGGATACACACAG GTGAGAAGCCTCACCGTTGTCACCTGTGCCCCTTCGCTTCGGCCTATGAGCGCCACCTGGAGGCTCACATGCGCTCGCACACGGGAGAGAAGCCCTACAAGTGCGAGCTGTGCTCCTTCCGCTGCAGCGACCGCAGCAACCTGTCCCACCACCGGCGGCGGCGGCACAAGCTGCTGCCCATGAAGGGGGCGCGCTCCGGCCTGTCCAACAAGAAGATGCTCAGCGTCCTTCAGAAGAAGGCGAGCGGCCTGAGCTACAGCCGCCGCCTCCTCATCAACTTCAGCCCGCCGTCCATGGTGGTGCAGAAGCCGGACTACCTGAACGACTTCTCCCACGAGCTGCCGCACTTGCACCCCGAGGCCTACGAGGGCGTGGCCAAGGCGCACATAGGAGGCGGGGCCGGCTCTCGAGACGCCCATGACATGATGGCGGACAACCCACTGAATCAGCTGTCCACTCTAGCAGGCCAGCTGGCCAGCCTTCCCCCAGAAGCCCAGGCCCCCGTGTCGCCCGACGGCCTGTCCTGCCGGGATGAGAAGCCCTTCCTCATTCAGCAGCCCAGCGCCGGCGCCGCCCCGGTGGCCATACCCGCCAGTGTGGCCGCTGCCCAGGCCTCGTCCCCCACCACTCCGGAGCCGCGGCCGCCCGCACACCGCAATTATAGCCCTGTGGCGGGTCCCAGCAGCGAGCACAGTGCTCGCACCAGCACGCCCAGTGTCAGCAACAGCCAGCCCAGCACGCCGGCGCCCAACCTGCCCACGCAGGATCCCCAGCTGCTGCACAGCTGCCAGCATTGCGACACCTACTTTGCAGACAACATCCTCTACACCATCCACATGGGCTGCCATGGCTACGAGAACCCGTTCCAGTGCAATATCTGCGGCTGCAAGTGCAAAAACAAGTATGACTTCGCGTGCCACTTTGCCAGAGGGCAGCACAAGCAGTga
- the ikzf5 gene encoding zinc finger protein Pegasus isoform X4, whose protein sequence is MGEKKPEPLDFVKDFQEYLTQQTQHVNMISGSVSGDKEPEPHQGCLHTNPVGMQSEDGDGGDSASVEYRPMFCLPAAGTENDQNGLDHPSVEVSLEDSSGMLVDGFERTYDGKLKCRYCNYASKGTARLIEHIRIHTGEKPHRCHLCPFASAYERHLEAHMRSHTGEKPYKCELCSFRCSDRSNLSHHRRRRHKLLPMKGARSGLSNKKMLSVLQKKASGLSYSRRLLINFSPPSMVVQKPDYLNDFSHELPHLHPEAYEGVAKAHIGGGAGSRDAHDMMADNPLNQLSTLAGQLASLPPEAQAPVSPDGLSCRDEKPFLIQQPSAGAAPVAIPASVAAAQASSPTTPEPRPPAHRNYSPVAGPSSEHSARTSTPSVSNSQPSTPAPNLPTQDPQLLHSCQHCDTYFADNILYTIHMGCHGYENPFQCNICGCKCKNKYDFACHFARGQHKQ, encoded by the exons GTCTGCACACAAACCCAGTTGGGATGCAGTCAGAGGATGGAGATGGCGGTGATAGTGCCAGTGTAGAGTACAGACCTATGTTCTGTTTACCGGCAGCCGGTACAGAGAATGACCAGAACGGGCTGGACCACCCGTCAGTGGAGGTGTCCCTGGAGGACAGCTCGGGCATGCTGGTGGACGGCTTTGAGAGGACCTACGACGGCAAGCTAAAGTGCCGGTATTGCAACTACGCCAGCAAAGGCACGGCACGCCTCATCGAGCACATCCGGATACACACAG GTGAGAAGCCTCACCGTTGTCACCTGTGCCCCTTCGCTTCGGCCTATGAGCGCCACCTGGAGGCTCACATGCGCTCGCACACGGGAGAGAAGCCCTACAAGTGCGAGCTGTGCTCCTTCCGCTGCAGCGACCGCAGCAACCTGTCCCACCACCGGCGGCGGCGGCACAAGCTGCTGCCCATGAAGGGGGCGCGCTCCGGCCTGTCCAACAAGAAGATGCTCAGCGTCCTTCAGAAGAAGGCGAGCGGCCTGAGCTACAGCCGCCGCCTCCTCATCAACTTCAGCCCGCCGTCCATGGTGGTGCAGAAGCCGGACTACCTGAACGACTTCTCCCACGAGCTGCCGCACTTGCACCCCGAGGCCTACGAGGGCGTGGCCAAGGCGCACATAGGAGGCGGGGCCGGCTCTCGAGACGCCCATGACATGATGGCGGACAACCCACTGAATCAGCTGTCCACTCTAGCAGGCCAGCTGGCCAGCCTTCCCCCAGAAGCCCAGGCCCCCGTGTCGCCCGACGGCCTGTCCTGCCGGGATGAGAAGCCCTTCCTCATTCAGCAGCCCAGCGCCGGCGCCGCCCCGGTGGCCATACCCGCCAGTGTGGCCGCTGCCCAGGCCTCGTCCCCCACCACTCCGGAGCCGCGGCCGCCCGCACACCGCAATTATAGCCCTGTGGCGGGTCCCAGCAGCGAGCACAGTGCTCGCACCAGCACGCCCAGTGTCAGCAACAGCCAGCCCAGCACGCCGGCGCCCAACCTGCCCACGCAGGATCCCCAGCTGCTGCACAGCTGCCAGCATTGCGACACCTACTTTGCAGACAACATCCTCTACACCATCCACATGGGCTGCCATGGCTACGAGAACCCGTTCCAGTGCAATATCTGCGGCTGCAAGTGCAAAAACAAGTATGACTTCGCGTGCCACTTTGCCAGAGGGCAGCACAAGCAGTga
- the ikzf5 gene encoding zinc finger protein Pegasus isoform X7, with product MLYGLHTNPVGMQSEDGDGGDSASVEYRPMFCLPAAGTENDQNGLDHPSVEVSLEDSSGMLVDGFERTYDGKLKCRYCNYASKGTARLIEHIRIHTGEKPHRCHLCPFASAYERHLEAHMRSHTGEKPYKCELCSFRCSDRSNLSHHRRRRHKLLPMKGARSGLSNKKMLSVLQKKASGLSYSRRLLINFSPPSMVVQKPDYLNDFSHELPHLHPEAYEGVAKAHIGGGAGSRDAHDMMADNPLNQLSTLAGQLASLPPEAQAPVSPDGLSCRDEKPFLIQQPSAGAAPVAIPASVAAAQASSPTTPEPRPPAHRNYSPVAGPSSEHSARTSTPSVSNSQPSTPAPNLPTQDPQLLHSCQHCDTYFADNILYTIHMGCHGYENPFQCNICGCKCKNKYDFACHFARGQHKQ from the exons GTCTGCACACAAACCCAGTTGGGATGCAGTCAGAGGATGGAGATGGCGGTGATAGTGCCAGTGTAGAGTACAGACCTATGTTCTGTTTACCGGCAGCCGGTACAGAGAATGACCAGAACGGGCTGGACCACCCGTCAGTGGAGGTGTCCCTGGAGGACAGCTCGGGCATGCTGGTGGACGGCTTTGAGAGGACCTACGACGGCAAGCTAAAGTGCCGGTATTGCAACTACGCCAGCAAAGGCACGGCACGCCTCATCGAGCACATCCGGATACACACAG GTGAGAAGCCTCACCGTTGTCACCTGTGCCCCTTCGCTTCGGCCTATGAGCGCCACCTGGAGGCTCACATGCGCTCGCACACGGGAGAGAAGCCCTACAAGTGCGAGCTGTGCTCCTTCCGCTGCAGCGACCGCAGCAACCTGTCCCACCACCGGCGGCGGCGGCACAAGCTGCTGCCCATGAAGGGGGCGCGCTCCGGCCTGTCCAACAAGAAGATGCTCAGCGTCCTTCAGAAGAAGGCGAGCGGCCTGAGCTACAGCCGCCGCCTCCTCATCAACTTCAGCCCGCCGTCCATGGTGGTGCAGAAGCCGGACTACCTGAACGACTTCTCCCACGAGCTGCCGCACTTGCACCCCGAGGCCTACGAGGGCGTGGCCAAGGCGCACATAGGAGGCGGGGCCGGCTCTCGAGACGCCCATGACATGATGGCGGACAACCCACTGAATCAGCTGTCCACTCTAGCAGGCCAGCTGGCCAGCCTTCCCCCAGAAGCCCAGGCCCCCGTGTCGCCCGACGGCCTGTCCTGCCGGGATGAGAAGCCCTTCCTCATTCAGCAGCCCAGCGCCGGCGCCGCCCCGGTGGCCATACCCGCCAGTGTGGCCGCTGCCCAGGCCTCGTCCCCCACCACTCCGGAGCCGCGGCCGCCCGCACACCGCAATTATAGCCCTGTGGCGGGTCCCAGCAGCGAGCACAGTGCTCGCACCAGCACGCCCAGTGTCAGCAACAGCCAGCCCAGCACGCCGGCGCCCAACCTGCCCACGCAGGATCCCCAGCTGCTGCACAGCTGCCAGCATTGCGACACCTACTTTGCAGACAACATCCTCTACACCATCCACATGGGCTGCCATGGCTACGAGAACCCGTTCCAGTGCAATATCTGCGGCTGCAAGTGCAAAAACAAGTATGACTTCGCGTGCCACTTTGCCAGAGGGCAGCACAAGCAGTga
- the ikzf5 gene encoding zinc finger protein Pegasus isoform X3, with translation MLCCPSGVRSGIYHRHRMGEKKPEPLDFVKDFQEYLTQQTQHVNMISGSVSGDKEPEPLQGGLHTNPVGMQSEDGDGGDSASVEYRPMFCLPAAGTENDQNGLDHPSVEVSLEDSSGMLVDGFERTYDGKLKCRYCNYASKGTARLIEHIRIHTGEKPHRCHLCPFASAYERHLEAHMRSHTGEKPYKCELCSFRCSDRSNLSHHRRRRHKLLPMKGARSGLSNKKMLSVLQKKASGLSYSRRLLINFSPPSMVVQKPDYLNDFSHELPHLHPEAYEGVAKAHIGGGAGSRDAHDMMADNPLNQLSTLAGQLASLPPEAQAPVSPDGLSCRDEKPFLIQQPSAGAAPVAIPASVAAAQASSPTTPEPRPPAHRNYSPVAGPSSEHSARTSTPSVSNSQPSTPAPNLPTQDPQLLHSCQHCDTYFADNILYTIHMGCHGYENPFQCNICGCKCKNKYDFACHFARGQHKQ, from the exons ATGCTGTGTTGCCCATCAG GCGTCCGCAGCGGAATATACCACCGCCACAGAATGGGAGAGAAGAAGCCCGAACCACTGGACTTTGTGAAAGACTTTCAGGAGTACCTCACGCAGCAAACCCAGCATGTCAACATGATCTCGGGCTCCGTCAGCGGCGACAAGGAACCCGAGCCTCTCCAAGGAG GTCTGCACACAAACCCAGTTGGGATGCAGTCAGAGGATGGAGATGGCGGTGATAGTGCCAGTGTAGAGTACAGACCTATGTTCTGTTTACCGGCAGCCGGTACAGAGAATGACCAGAACGGGCTGGACCACCCGTCAGTGGAGGTGTCCCTGGAGGACAGCTCGGGCATGCTGGTGGACGGCTTTGAGAGGACCTACGACGGCAAGCTAAAGTGCCGGTATTGCAACTACGCCAGCAAAGGCACGGCACGCCTCATCGAGCACATCCGGATACACACAG GTGAGAAGCCTCACCGTTGTCACCTGTGCCCCTTCGCTTCGGCCTATGAGCGCCACCTGGAGGCTCACATGCGCTCGCACACGGGAGAGAAGCCCTACAAGTGCGAGCTGTGCTCCTTCCGCTGCAGCGACCGCAGCAACCTGTCCCACCACCGGCGGCGGCGGCACAAGCTGCTGCCCATGAAGGGGGCGCGCTCCGGCCTGTCCAACAAGAAGATGCTCAGCGTCCTTCAGAAGAAGGCGAGCGGCCTGAGCTACAGCCGCCGCCTCCTCATCAACTTCAGCCCGCCGTCCATGGTGGTGCAGAAGCCGGACTACCTGAACGACTTCTCCCACGAGCTGCCGCACTTGCACCCCGAGGCCTACGAGGGCGTGGCCAAGGCGCACATAGGAGGCGGGGCCGGCTCTCGAGACGCCCATGACATGATGGCGGACAACCCACTGAATCAGCTGTCCACTCTAGCAGGCCAGCTGGCCAGCCTTCCCCCAGAAGCCCAGGCCCCCGTGTCGCCCGACGGCCTGTCCTGCCGGGATGAGAAGCCCTTCCTCATTCAGCAGCCCAGCGCCGGCGCCGCCCCGGTGGCCATACCCGCCAGTGTGGCCGCTGCCCAGGCCTCGTCCCCCACCACTCCGGAGCCGCGGCCGCCCGCACACCGCAATTATAGCCCTGTGGCGGGTCCCAGCAGCGAGCACAGTGCTCGCACCAGCACGCCCAGTGTCAGCAACAGCCAGCCCAGCACGCCGGCGCCCAACCTGCCCACGCAGGATCCCCAGCTGCTGCACAGCTGCCAGCATTGCGACACCTACTTTGCAGACAACATCCTCTACACCATCCACATGGGCTGCCATGGCTACGAGAACCCGTTCCAGTGCAATATCTGCGGCTGCAAGTGCAAAAACAAGTATGACTTCGCGTGCCACTTTGCCAGAGGGCAGCACAAGCAGTga
- the ikzf5 gene encoding zinc finger protein Pegasus isoform X2, giving the protein MIHFIAILARFPIRWTSSQRMLCCPSGVRSGIYHRHRMGEKKPEPLDFVKDFQEYLTQQTQHVNMISGSVSGDKEPEPLQGGLHTNPVGMQSEDGDGGDSASVEYRPMFCLPAAGTENDQNGLDHPSVEVSLEDSSGMLVDGFERTYDGKLKCRYCNYASKGTARLIEHIRIHTGEKPHRCHLCPFASAYERHLEAHMRSHTGEKPYKCELCSFRCSDRSNLSHHRRRRHKLLPMKGARSGLSNKKMLSVLQKKASGLSYSRRLLINFSPPSMVVQKPDYLNDFSHELPHLHPEAYEGVAKAHIGGGAGSRDAHDMMADNPLNQLSTLAGQLASLPPEAQAPVSPDGLSCRDEKPFLIQQPSAGAAPVAIPASVAAAQASSPTTPEPRPPAHRNYSPVAGPSSEHSARTSTPSVSNSQPSTPAPNLPTQDPQLLHSCQHCDTYFADNILYTIHMGCHGYENPFQCNICGCKCKNKYDFACHFARGQHKQ; this is encoded by the exons ATGATTCATTTTATTGCAATTCTTGCAAGATTTCCCATACGCTGGACATCGTCGCAGAGAATGCTGTGTTGCCCATCAG GCGTCCGCAGCGGAATATACCACCGCCACAGAATGGGAGAGAAGAAGCCCGAACCACTGGACTTTGTGAAAGACTTTCAGGAGTACCTCACGCAGCAAACCCAGCATGTCAACATGATCTCGGGCTCCGTCAGCGGCGACAAGGAACCCGAGCCTCTCCAAGGAG GTCTGCACACAAACCCAGTTGGGATGCAGTCAGAGGATGGAGATGGCGGTGATAGTGCCAGTGTAGAGTACAGACCTATGTTCTGTTTACCGGCAGCCGGTACAGAGAATGACCAGAACGGGCTGGACCACCCGTCAGTGGAGGTGTCCCTGGAGGACAGCTCGGGCATGCTGGTGGACGGCTTTGAGAGGACCTACGACGGCAAGCTAAAGTGCCGGTATTGCAACTACGCCAGCAAAGGCACGGCACGCCTCATCGAGCACATCCGGATACACACAG GTGAGAAGCCTCACCGTTGTCACCTGTGCCCCTTCGCTTCGGCCTATGAGCGCCACCTGGAGGCTCACATGCGCTCGCACACGGGAGAGAAGCCCTACAAGTGCGAGCTGTGCTCCTTCCGCTGCAGCGACCGCAGCAACCTGTCCCACCACCGGCGGCGGCGGCACAAGCTGCTGCCCATGAAGGGGGCGCGCTCCGGCCTGTCCAACAAGAAGATGCTCAGCGTCCTTCAGAAGAAGGCGAGCGGCCTGAGCTACAGCCGCCGCCTCCTCATCAACTTCAGCCCGCCGTCCATGGTGGTGCAGAAGCCGGACTACCTGAACGACTTCTCCCACGAGCTGCCGCACTTGCACCCCGAGGCCTACGAGGGCGTGGCCAAGGCGCACATAGGAGGCGGGGCCGGCTCTCGAGACGCCCATGACATGATGGCGGACAACCCACTGAATCAGCTGTCCACTCTAGCAGGCCAGCTGGCCAGCCTTCCCCCAGAAGCCCAGGCCCCCGTGTCGCCCGACGGCCTGTCCTGCCGGGATGAGAAGCCCTTCCTCATTCAGCAGCCCAGCGCCGGCGCCGCCCCGGTGGCCATACCCGCCAGTGTGGCCGCTGCCCAGGCCTCGTCCCCCACCACTCCGGAGCCGCGGCCGCCCGCACACCGCAATTATAGCCCTGTGGCGGGTCCCAGCAGCGAGCACAGTGCTCGCACCAGCACGCCCAGTGTCAGCAACAGCCAGCCCAGCACGCCGGCGCCCAACCTGCCCACGCAGGATCCCCAGCTGCTGCACAGCTGCCAGCATTGCGACACCTACTTTGCAGACAACATCCTCTACACCATCCACATGGGCTGCCATGGCTACGAGAACCCGTTCCAGTGCAATATCTGCGGCTGCAAGTGCAAAAACAAGTATGACTTCGCGTGCCACTTTGCCAGAGGGCAGCACAAGCAGTga
- the ikzf5 gene encoding zinc finger protein Pegasus isoform X8: protein MLYGLHTNPVGMQSEDGDGGDSASVEYRPMFCLPAAGTENDQNGLDHPSVEVSLEDSSGMLVDGFERTYDGKLKCRYCNYASKGTARLIEHIRIHTGEKPHRCHLCPFASAYERHLEAHMRSHTGEKPYKCELCSFRCSDRSNLSHHRRRRHKLLPMKGARSGLSNKKMLSVLQKKASGLSYSRRLLINFSPPSMVVQKPDYLNDFSHELPHLHPEAYEGVAKAHIGGGAGSRDAHDMMADNPLNQLSTLAGQLASLPPEAQAPVSPDGLSCRDEKPFLIQQPSAGAAPVAIPASVAAAQASSPTTPEPRPPAHRNYSPVAGPSSEHSARTSTPSVSNSQPSTPAPNLPTQDPQLLHSCQHCDTYFADNILYTIHMGCHGYENPFQCNICGCKCKNKYDFACHFARGQHKQ, encoded by the exons ATGTTATATG GTCTGCACACAAACCCAGTTGGGATGCAGTCAGAGGATGGAGATGGCGGTGATAGTGCCAGTGTAGAGTACAGACCTATGTTCTGTTTACCGGCAGCCGGTACAGAGAATGACCAGAACGGGCTGGACCACCCGTCAGTGGAGGTGTCCCTGGAGGACAGCTCGGGCATGCTGGTGGACGGCTTTGAGAGGACCTACGACGGCAAGCTAAAGTGCCGGTATTGCAACTACGCCAGCAAAGGCACGGCACGCCTCATCGAGCACATCCGGATACACACAG GTGAGAAGCCTCACCGTTGTCACCTGTGCCCCTTCGCTTCGGCCTATGAGCGCCACCTGGAGGCTCACATGCGCTCGCACACGGGAGAGAAGCCCTACAAGTGCGAGCTGTGCTCCTTCCGCTGCAGCGACCGCAGCAACCTGTCCCACCACCGGCGGCGGCGGCACAAGCTGCTGCCCATGAAGGGGGCGCGCTCCGGCCTGTCCAACAAGAAGATGCTCAGCGTCCTTCAGAAGAAGGCGAGCGGCCTGAGCTACAGCCGCCGCCTCCTCATCAACTTCAGCCCGCCGTCCATGGTGGTGCAGAAGCCGGACTACCTGAACGACTTCTCCCACGAGCTGCCGCACTTGCACCCCGAGGCCTACGAGGGCGTGGCCAAGGCGCACATAGGAGGCGGGGCCGGCTCTCGAGACGCCCATGACATGATGGCGGACAACCCACTGAATCAGCTGTCCACTCTAGCAGGCCAGCTGGCCAGCCTTCCCCCAGAAGCCCAGGCCCCCGTGTCGCCCGACGGCCTGTCCTGCCGGGATGAGAAGCCCTTCCTCATTCAGCAGCCCAGCGCCGGCGCCGCCCCGGTGGCCATACCCGCCAGTGTGGCCGCTGCCCAGGCCTCGTCCCCCACCACTCCGGAGCCGCGGCCGCCCGCACACCGCAATTATAGCCCTGTGGCGGGTCCCAGCAGCGAGCACAGTGCTCGCACCAGCACGCCCAGTGTCAGCAACAGCCAGCCCAGCACGCCGGCGCCCAACCTGCCCACGCAGGATCCCCAGCTGCTGCACAGCTGCCAGCATTGCGACACCTACTTTGCAGACAACATCCTCTACACCATCCACATGGGCTGCCATGGCTACGAGAACCCGTTCCAGTGCAATATCTGCGGCTGCAAGTGCAAAAACAAGTATGACTTCGCGTGCCACTTTGCCAGAGGGCAGCACAAGCAGTga
- the ikzf5 gene encoding zinc finger protein Pegasus isoform X1, whose protein sequence is MGEKKPEPLDFVKDFQEYLTQQTQHVNMISGSVSGDKEPEPHQGFKLRSGTIISASLDFPYAGHRRRECCVAHQVHFDHCVRSGIYHRHRMGEKKPEPLDFVKDFQEYLTQQTQHVNMISGSVSGDKEPEPLQGAGTENDQNGLDHPSVEVSLEDSSGMLVDGFERTYDGKLKCRYCNYASKGTARLIEHIRIHTGEKPHRCHLCPFASAYERHLEAHMRSHTGEKPYKCELCSFRCSDRSNLSHHRRRRHKLLPMKGARSGLSNKKMLSVLQKKASGLSYSRRLLINFSPPSMVVQKPDYLNDFSHELPHLHPEAYEGVAKAHIGGGAGSRDAHDMMADNPLNQLSTLAGQLASLPPEAQAPVSPDGLSCRDEKPFLIQQPSAGAAPVAIPASVAAAQASSPTTPEPRPPAHRNYSPVAGPSSEHSARTSTPSVSNSQPSTPAPNLPTQDPQLLHSCQHCDTYFADNILYTIHMGCHGYENPFQCNICGCKCKNKYDFACHFARGQHKQ, encoded by the exons TCAAACTTCGAAGTGGAACCATAATTTCAGCTAGTTTAG ATTTCCCATACGCTGGACATCGTCGCAGAGAATGCTGTGTTGCCCATCAGGTACATTTTGATCACT GCGTCCGCAGCGGAATATACCACCGCCACAGAATGGGAGAGAAGAAGCCCGAACCACTGGACTTTGTGAAAGACTTTCAGGAGTACCTCACGCAGCAAACCCAGCATGTCAACATGATCTCGGGCTCCGTCAGCGGCGACAAGGAACCCGAGCCTCTCCAAGGAG CCGGTACAGAGAATGACCAGAACGGGCTGGACCACCCGTCAGTGGAGGTGTCCCTGGAGGACAGCTCGGGCATGCTGGTGGACGGCTTTGAGAGGACCTACGACGGCAAGCTAAAGTGCCGGTATTGCAACTACGCCAGCAAAGGCACGGCACGCCTCATCGAGCACATCCGGATACACACAG GTGAGAAGCCTCACCGTTGTCACCTGTGCCCCTTCGCTTCGGCCTATGAGCGCCACCTGGAGGCTCACATGCGCTCGCACACGGGAGAGAAGCCCTACAAGTGCGAGCTGTGCTCCTTCCGCTGCAGCGACCGCAGCAACCTGTCCCACCACCGGCGGCGGCGGCACAAGCTGCTGCCCATGAAGGGGGCGCGCTCCGGCCTGTCCAACAAGAAGATGCTCAGCGTCCTTCAGAAGAAGGCGAGCGGCCTGAGCTACAGCCGCCGCCTCCTCATCAACTTCAGCCCGCCGTCCATGGTGGTGCAGAAGCCGGACTACCTGAACGACTTCTCCCACGAGCTGCCGCACTTGCACCCCGAGGCCTACGAGGGCGTGGCCAAGGCGCACATAGGAGGCGGGGCCGGCTCTCGAGACGCCCATGACATGATGGCGGACAACCCACTGAATCAGCTGTCCACTCTAGCAGGCCAGCTGGCCAGCCTTCCCCCAGAAGCCCAGGCCCCCGTGTCGCCCGACGGCCTGTCCTGCCGGGATGAGAAGCCCTTCCTCATTCAGCAGCCCAGCGCCGGCGCCGCCCCGGTGGCCATACCCGCCAGTGTGGCCGCTGCCCAGGCCTCGTCCCCCACCACTCCGGAGCCGCGGCCGCCCGCACACCGCAATTATAGCCCTGTGGCGGGTCCCAGCAGCGAGCACAGTGCTCGCACCAGCACGCCCAGTGTCAGCAACAGCCAGCCCAGCACGCCGGCGCCCAACCTGCCCACGCAGGATCCCCAGCTGCTGCACAGCTGCCAGCATTGCGACACCTACTTTGCAGACAACATCCTCTACACCATCCACATGGGCTGCCATGGCTACGAGAACCCGTTCCAGTGCAATATCTGCGGCTGCAAGTGCAAAAACAAGTATGACTTCGCGTGCCACTTTGCCAGAGGGCAGCACAAGCAGTga